A genomic window from Corynebacterium fournieri includes:
- a CDS encoding queuosine precursor transporter translates to MSPRVSRSPYPYLLAVFCAVFLISNITAQKGVALGPLITDGAFFLFPISYVIGDVIAEVYGFKTARRAVFTGFGIAVLAVATFYIAIWLPAADFYDMDDTFAAVLGLLPRIVAASLTGYVVGQLLNAWVLQRMKDRFGPERLWARLIGSTVVGEFADTLLFCSIAAGVIGVDSAGSFINYVLVGFLWKTLMEVVLLPVTYPTIAAVRRAEERAAA, encoded by the coding sequence ATGTCACCTCGCGTTTCCCGCTCCCCGTACCCGTACCTGCTCGCCGTGTTCTGCGCGGTGTTTTTGATCTCCAACATCACCGCCCAAAAAGGCGTCGCCCTCGGGCCTTTGATCACCGACGGCGCCTTCTTCCTCTTCCCCATCTCTTACGTCATCGGCGACGTGATCGCAGAGGTCTACGGGTTCAAGACCGCGCGACGGGCCGTGTTCACCGGCTTCGGCATCGCCGTGCTTGCCGTGGCGACGTTCTACATCGCCATCTGGCTGCCCGCCGCCGACTTCTACGACATGGACGACACCTTCGCCGCCGTGCTCGGGCTGCTGCCGCGGATCGTGGCGGCCTCGCTGACCGGATACGTGGTGGGCCAGCTGCTCAACGCATGGGTGTTGCAGCGGATGAAGGACCGCTTCGGGCCGGAGCGTCTGTGGGCGCGACTGATCGGCTCGACGGTGGTCGGCGAGTTCGCCGACACGCTGCTGTTCTGCTCCATCGCCGCCGGCGTGATCGGCGTGGACTCGGCCGGCTCGTTTATCAACTACGTGCTGGTCGGCTTCCTGTGGAAGACGCTCATGGAGGTCGTGCTGCTGCCGGTGACCTACCCGACCATCGCCGCGGTGCGCCGGGCAGAGGAGCGCGCGGCGGCGTAA
- the gluQRS gene encoding tRNA glutamyl-Q(34) synthetase GluQRS: MSDFEGPAGRYAPSPSGDLHFGNLRTAVLAWLFARQTGRNFYLRVEDIDSERSSAESARRQIEDLEALGLDFDPPVIYQHDRGDAYAEALAKLDTYECYCTRRDIREAASAPHAQPGMYPGTCRDLTEEHRALRRSELADQGRLPAIRLRAHAREWTVQDFYQGEYTGPVDDVILKRGGRVDQAQAGDWAYNLAVVVDDGFQGVDQIVRGDDLLFSAPAQAYLANCLEPAEPVYIHVPLVVGPEGRRLAKRDGAVTLREMLETNTAAEVMRQIAHSLGCAGVGSARELLERFDPSRLPREPYRWAG, encoded by the coding sequence ATGTCTGATTTCGAAGGTCCTGCTGGCCGCTACGCTCCGAGTCCGAGCGGGGATTTGCACTTCGGCAACCTCCGCACGGCGGTGTTGGCGTGGCTGTTCGCGCGCCAAACCGGCCGCAACTTTTACCTGCGTGTGGAGGATATTGATTCGGAGCGGTCCTCCGCTGAATCGGCGCGCCGCCAGATCGAGGACCTGGAGGCGCTGGGCCTGGATTTTGACCCGCCGGTGATTTACCAGCACGACCGCGGCGACGCCTACGCGGAGGCGCTGGCCAAGCTGGATACGTACGAGTGCTACTGCACCCGCCGCGATATCCGGGAGGCGGCGTCTGCGCCCCACGCGCAGCCGGGCATGTACCCGGGCACTTGCCGCGATCTGACCGAGGAGCACCGAGCTTTACGACGCTCCGAGCTCGCCGACCAGGGCCGCCTCCCCGCCATCCGGCTGCGCGCGCACGCGCGCGAGTGGACGGTGCAGGACTTCTACCAGGGCGAGTACACGGGTCCGGTGGACGATGTGATTCTCAAGCGCGGCGGGCGCGTGGACCAAGCGCAGGCGGGGGACTGGGCGTACAACCTGGCGGTGGTTGTCGACGACGGCTTTCAGGGGGTGGACCAGATTGTGCGTGGCGACGATTTGTTGTTCTCCGCGCCGGCTCAGGCGTACCTCGCCAACTGTTTGGAGCCGGCGGAACCTGTTTATATTCACGTGCCGTTGGTGGTGGGGCCGGAGGGACGTCGATTAGCAAAGCGCGATGGGGCGGTGACGCTGCGCGAAATGCTGGAGACCAATACCGCGGCGGAAGTGATGCGCCAGATCGCGCACTCCCTGGGCTGCGCGGGTGTCGGCAGTGCGCGGGAGCTGCTGGAGCGGTTCGACCCGTCGCGGCTGCCGCGCGAGCCGTATCGCTGGGCAGGGTAA
- a CDS encoding alkaline phosphatase D family protein, with translation MATSAAGAVAMVPSAQSQSTQPAKPIPAEVELAPLPFLHGVASGDPLPDAVVIWTRITPDDNAFPGSGGGAATRVRWRVARDAQLGDVVAEGEAESHPERDHTIHVDVRGLDADTVYYYAFTVADGPHEGASSPLGRTKTAPTGHVDRQRWAVASCANWESGFFAAYADLAQRGWDGELDLTVFLGDYIYEYAQYEYAGYGPVRLHHPAHETLTLADYRTRYGRYRTDPNLQDAHAALPWVVVWDDHEIANNNWRDGADNHDAGEGDFHARRDAAMRAYYEWMPVRLSATSEQGHIYRSFVFGDLVELTMMDLRTYRDKEFWRGGARQTGDARSMLGSEQYNWLERTLERSTAAWNALGNSVMFSPLHVGAIYNNPATRPVAKSLSSNILSTQVPVPQLNELPLNGDQWDGYDFERRRLINTLGRLGKRPIFLTGDIHSEWAHTIAHGGEEIGCEIVCSSITAPNVAEATKIPAGHPLFGVAHRYLHAANPGLNHVGLDTHGYTVVDITAEAVDVEFLRVADILDPDSPVRSGAALTWRKGQGFG, from the coding sequence GTGGCCACCTCCGCGGCGGGCGCGGTGGCGATGGTGCCCAGCGCGCAATCGCAGAGCACGCAGCCCGCGAAACCCATCCCGGCCGAGGTGGAGCTTGCTCCCCTGCCGTTTCTCCACGGCGTGGCCTCCGGCGATCCGCTGCCGGACGCGGTGGTGATCTGGACGCGCATTACCCCCGACGACAACGCCTTTCCCGGCTCTGGGGGCGGCGCCGCCACCCGGGTGCGCTGGCGGGTGGCGCGCGACGCGCAGCTTGGCGACGTCGTAGCCGAAGGCGAAGCCGAAAGCCACCCGGAGCGCGACCACACCATCCACGTGGACGTGCGCGGCCTCGACGCGGACACGGTGTACTACTACGCCTTCACCGTCGCCGACGGCCCGCACGAAGGCGCCTCCTCCCCGCTCGGCCGCACCAAAACCGCCCCCACCGGACACGTGGACCGGCAGCGCTGGGCCGTCGCCTCTTGCGCCAACTGGGAATCCGGGTTCTTCGCCGCCTACGCCGATTTGGCGCAGCGCGGCTGGGACGGCGAGCTGGACCTGACCGTGTTCTTGGGCGACTACATCTACGAATACGCCCAGTACGAGTACGCCGGCTACGGTCCCGTGCGCCTGCACCACCCCGCCCACGAAACCCTCACGTTGGCGGACTACCGCACCCGCTACGGCCGCTACCGCACCGACCCGAATCTGCAAGACGCCCACGCCGCACTGCCGTGGGTGGTGGTGTGGGACGACCACGAGATAGCCAACAACAATTGGCGCGACGGCGCGGACAACCACGACGCAGGCGAGGGCGACTTCCACGCCCGGCGCGACGCCGCCATGCGCGCCTACTACGAGTGGATGCCGGTGCGCCTGTCGGCAACGTCGGAGCAGGGCCACATCTACCGCTCCTTTGTCTTCGGCGACCTGGTGGAGCTGACCATGATGGACCTGCGCACCTACCGCGACAAGGAGTTCTGGCGCGGCGGCGCCCGCCAAACCGGGGACGCGCGCAGCATGCTCGGCTCCGAGCAGTACAACTGGCTCGAGCGCACCCTGGAGCGCTCCACCGCGGCGTGGAACGCGTTGGGCAACTCGGTGATGTTTTCCCCGCTGCACGTCGGTGCGATCTACAACAACCCGGCCACGCGCCCGGTTGCTAAGTCGCTGAGCTCCAACATCTTGTCCACCCAGGTGCCGGTGCCCCAGCTCAACGAGCTGCCACTCAACGGCGACCAGTGGGACGGCTACGACTTCGAGCGCCGCCGCCTGATCAACACCTTGGGCCGCTTAGGCAAGCGCCCGATCTTTCTCACCGGCGACATCCACTCCGAGTGGGCCCACACCATCGCCCACGGCGGCGAAGAGATCGGCTGCGAGATCGTCTGCTCCTCCATCACCGCCCCCAACGTGGCGGAGGCGACCAAGATACCGGCGGGCCACCCGCTGTTTGGCGTGGCCCACCGCTACCTCCACGCGGCGAACCCGGGGCTCAACCACGTCGGTCTGGACACCCACGGCTACACGGTCGTGGACATCACCGCGGAGGCGGTCGACGTGGAGTTTTTGCGCGTGGCCGACATCTTGGACCCGGACTCCCCCGTGCGCTCCGGCGCGGCGTTGACGTGGCGCAAGGGGCAGGGCTTCGGGTAG
- a CDS encoding ferritin, giving the protein MIDDKLYEAINQQVTEEYAAAYLYRHLANEMDALSFPGLCEWFTAQAAEECEHAQKFAQHIIDRGGRVKPHTIEIDAPEVEGPLEAFTAALEHEKKVSEQIRTITRLSDEVGDLESRPLLNWFLNEQIEEEANVGEIVDQLKLVGADGSGLLRIDARLAGRPTPTPSAQ; this is encoded by the coding sequence ATGATCGACGATAAACTCTACGAAGCCATCAACCAGCAGGTCACCGAGGAGTACGCGGCGGCCTACCTGTACCGCCACCTGGCCAACGAGATGGACGCGTTGTCCTTTCCCGGCCTGTGCGAGTGGTTCACCGCCCAGGCGGCCGAGGAGTGCGAGCACGCGCAGAAGTTCGCGCAGCACATCATCGACCGTGGCGGGCGAGTCAAGCCGCACACCATCGAGATCGACGCGCCCGAGGTCGAAGGCCCGCTGGAGGCGTTCACGGCCGCGCTGGAGCACGAAAAGAAGGTCTCGGAGCAGATCCGCACCATCACCCGCCTTTCAGACGAGGTCGGCGACTTGGAGTCCCGCCCGCTGTTGAACTGGTTCCTCAACGAGCAGATCGAGGAGGAGGCGAACGTGGGTGAGATCGTGGACCAGCTCAAGCTCGTCGGCGCGGACGGCTCGGGCCTGTTGCGCATCGACGCCCGCCTCGCTGGCCGCCCCACCCCCACCCCGTCGGCGCAGTAA
- a CDS encoding IS481 family transposase, with product MNSPNRNIAIVRAVRGQGGTPTNVAKRFGISRQRVHQILNAYDAGGAEAIAPKSRAPHTHPHAVPEALRNDIISIRKQLTRHGLDAGPETIAYHLEQAGKRAPSTSTIRRILTNEGLITPQPQKKPKSSYIRFEAAMPNECWQADITHLFLADNTRVEVLDFLDDHSRYLLSITAAAAFTGPAVAAELTRLIGAYGPPASTLTDNGLVFTARLAGRKGGRNAFEKVLVAHKIQQKNGRPGHPQTQGKIERFHQTIKKWITARPPAQTIDELQQLLNEFRQYYNCTRPHRALGRRTPQQAYTTGVKATPNDNPKEEWRTRNDTVDKNGKVSVRYAGKLFHLGIGRAYKHKKILMVITDNHIITSLVETGEVITEHYIDTACDYQKAYWKHGDPPLHPK from the coding sequence ATGAACAGTCCTAACCGCAACATCGCCATCGTCAGAGCCGTCAGAGGCCAAGGCGGCACACCCACCAACGTCGCCAAACGATTCGGCATCTCGCGCCAACGCGTCCACCAAATCCTCAACGCCTACGACGCCGGCGGCGCCGAGGCAATCGCACCGAAATCACGCGCCCCGCACACCCACCCGCACGCCGTCCCGGAAGCACTACGCAACGACATCATCAGCATCCGCAAACAACTCACCCGACACGGACTCGACGCCGGGCCCGAAACCATTGCCTACCACCTCGAACAGGCCGGCAAACGCGCCCCCTCAACCTCAACGATCCGCCGCATCCTCACCAACGAGGGCTTGATCACCCCGCAGCCGCAAAAGAAGCCGAAAAGCTCCTACATCCGCTTCGAAGCCGCGATGCCCAACGAATGCTGGCAAGCCGACATCACCCACCTCTTCCTCGCTGATAACACGCGGGTAGAAGTCCTCGACTTCCTCGACGACCACTCGCGATACCTGTTGTCAATCACCGCGGCCGCCGCATTTACAGGCCCCGCCGTCGCCGCCGAACTCACCCGCCTGATCGGCGCATACGGCCCGCCAGCATCCACGCTGACGGACAACGGACTGGTGTTCACCGCCCGCCTAGCCGGGCGCAAAGGCGGGCGAAACGCATTCGAAAAAGTGCTCGTCGCACACAAAATCCAACAGAAAAACGGCCGGCCAGGCCACCCCCAAACCCAAGGAAAAATTGAGCGATTCCACCAAACCATCAAAAAATGGATCACCGCCCGACCCCCAGCACAAACCATCGATGAGCTGCAACAACTCCTCAACGAGTTTCGCCAATACTACAACTGCACCCGACCCCACCGCGCCCTAGGCAGACGCACCCCGCAGCAGGCATACACCACCGGAGTCAAAGCCACACCCAACGACAACCCCAAAGAAGAATGGCGCACCCGAAACGACACAGTCGACAAAAACGGCAAAGTCTCCGTGCGCTACGCCGGCAAACTCTTCCACCTCGGCATCGGACGCGCCTACAAACACAAGAAAATCCTCATGGTCATCACCGACAACCACATCATCACATCACTGGTCGAAACCGGAGAAGTCATCACAGAGCACTACATCGACACCGCCTGCGACTACCAAAAGGCCTACTGGAAACACGGCGACCCACCACTGCACCCCAAATGA
- a CDS encoding aminotransferase class I/II-fold pyridoxal phosphate-dependent enzyme — MSLKQLAPDQFAELAQRTRAQYEELKARNLNLDLTRGKPSSEQLDFSNALLSLPGTGDYTDNTGADVRNYGNLAGIADIRELWAEALGIDPAHLIAGDSSSLNIMFDLISYAYIWGTNDSPKPWKDEEKVKWICPVPGYDRHFSITEHFGFEMVQVPMTPQGPDMDAVEELVKDPQIKGMWTVPIYGNPTGISFAPEVVDKLAAMDTAAEDFRIVWDNAYAIHTLTDAQADNPDVIALADKHGHPNRFWYMSSSSKITHAGSGVAFFASSKDNLAWYTSHASIRGIGPNKENQLAHARLLGDVQGLHDLMQKHASSLAPKFDAVIAILRERLGAYDVAEWTEPKGGYFISLDVTDGSATRVWELAKEAGIALTKAGASFPHGVDETDTNIRLAPSLPPLEEVRTAMDGVATCVLLACVEATENNAG, encoded by the coding sequence ATGTCTCTCAAGCAACTCGCCCCCGACCAGTTCGCCGAGCTGGCCCAGCGCACCCGCGCTCAGTACGAAGAGCTCAAAGCCCGCAACCTCAACCTGGACCTGACCCGCGGCAAGCCGTCGAGCGAGCAGCTGGACTTCTCCAACGCTCTGCTGTCCCTGCCGGGGACGGGCGACTACACGGACAACACCGGCGCCGACGTGCGCAACTACGGCAACCTCGCCGGCATCGCGGACATCCGCGAGCTGTGGGCCGAAGCGCTCGGCATCGACCCGGCGCACCTCATCGCCGGCGATTCCTCCAGCCTGAACATCATGTTCGACCTCATCTCCTACGCCTACATCTGGGGCACGAACGACTCGCCCAAGCCGTGGAAGGACGAGGAAAAGGTCAAATGGATCTGCCCCGTGCCCGGCTACGACCGCCACTTCTCCATCACCGAGCACTTCGGCTTCGAGATGGTGCAAGTGCCCATGACGCCTCAGGGCCCTGACATGGACGCCGTCGAAGAACTGGTGAAAGACCCGCAGATCAAGGGCATGTGGACCGTGCCCATCTACGGCAACCCGACCGGAATTTCGTTCGCACCGGAGGTCGTCGACAAGCTTGCCGCGATGGACACCGCGGCCGAAGACTTCCGCATCGTCTGGGACAACGCCTACGCCATCCACACCCTCACCGACGCGCAGGCGGACAACCCCGACGTGATCGCGCTGGCGGACAAGCACGGCCACCCGAACCGCTTCTGGTACATGTCGTCCAGCTCCAAAATCACCCACGCAGGCTCCGGCGTCGCCTTCTTCGCCTCCTCGAAGGACAACCTGGCCTGGTACACCTCCCACGCCTCCATCCGCGGCATCGGCCCGAACAAGGAAAACCAGCTCGCACACGCGCGTTTGCTTGGCGACGTCCAAGGGCTGCACGACCTCATGCAAAAGCACGCGAGCTCGCTGGCGCCCAAGTTCGACGCCGTCATCGCCATCCTGCGCGAGCGGCTCGGCGCCTACGACGTGGCCGAATGGACCGAGCCGAAAGGCGGCTACTTCATCTCCCTAGACGTCACCGACGGCTCCGCCACCCGCGTGTGGGAACTGGCCAAGGAAGCCGGCATCGCCCTAACCAAGGCGGGTGCGTCCTTCCCGCACGGCGTAGACGAGACGGACACGAACATCCGCCTCGCCCCCTCGCTGCCGCCGCTGGAGGAGGTGCGCACCGCCATGGACGGCGTGGCCACCTGCGTGCTGCTCGCCTGCGTCGAAGCTACGGAGAACAACGCGGGCTAG
- a CDS encoding DNA polymerase III subunit gamma and tau: MALYRKYRPATFGEVIGQEQVTRPLSTALDNGRISHAYLFSGPRGCGKTSSARILARSLNCVEGPTSTPCGVCESCVALAPGGSGNLDVMELDAASHGGVEDMRELRERALFAPAESRYRVFIIDEAHMITKEGNNALLKIVEEPPAHLIFIFATTEPEKMLGTIRSRTHNYPFRLLAPQAMRELVEHVVAEEGVHVDENVYPLVIRAGGGSPRDTLSILDQMLAGAGPDGLTYELALPLLGVTDLTLLDAAVDALADRDAAALYRTIDQVIESGDEPRRFALDLLDRMRDLLLIRTVPDAFGQGLVDAPSDRADILTQEAHRFSPQHLAQLASEVNDRIADLRGATSPRLLLEIMAAHLLTLQPAGGALPASAPAAPAAQPAQSAPTSQPTREGGGAAAAAAAAAAAASTSRNRPQEQPAQQAPEKPAEKEQPAEPAPAPENTESNTDELFERIEKDWTRLRQSVGERNKVAEIMLTEAKPLGFDGDVLVVGHHTGALAERINAEKNNADIAAALSEKLGAKVQVRCVVGTDPATANLRRPAKREVWNPSEESEAAEPEDPAPARGWDAPAQLGGSQQVQPAQPAPRPAPPQKPADDWRSAALAASQKAAEKAKRERDEIPPPPEPYDYEDVEPAFRAEPEAQTDKAPAYTREDEERDMADQAREEEGTADRRDATEVAMDLLAAELGAKPL; encoded by the coding sequence GTGGCTCTGTACAGGAAATACCGCCCCGCAACGTTCGGCGAGGTCATCGGCCAAGAGCAGGTGACCCGCCCGCTGTCGACCGCCCTGGATAACGGGCGGATCTCGCACGCCTACCTGTTTTCCGGCCCGCGCGGCTGCGGCAAGACGTCCTCGGCGCGCATCCTCGCTCGGTCCCTGAACTGCGTGGAGGGGCCCACCTCCACCCCGTGTGGCGTGTGCGAATCGTGCGTGGCGCTCGCGCCGGGCGGCTCCGGCAACCTGGATGTGATGGAGCTCGACGCCGCCTCCCACGGCGGCGTGGAAGACATGCGTGAGCTGCGCGAGCGCGCCCTGTTCGCGCCGGCGGAGTCGCGCTACCGCGTCTTCATCATCGACGAGGCCCACATGATCACCAAAGAGGGCAACAACGCCCTGCTCAAGATCGTGGAGGAGCCGCCGGCGCACCTGATCTTCATCTTCGCCACAACCGAGCCGGAGAAGATGCTGGGCACCATCCGCTCGCGCACCCACAACTACCCGTTTAGGCTGCTCGCGCCGCAGGCGATGCGCGAGTTGGTCGAGCACGTGGTGGCCGAAGAGGGCGTCCACGTCGACGAAAACGTCTACCCGCTGGTCATCCGCGCCGGTGGCGGCTCCCCGCGCGACACCCTGTCCATCCTGGACCAGATGCTCGCCGGCGCGGGCCCGGACGGGTTGACCTACGAGCTGGCCCTGCCGCTGTTGGGCGTGACAGACCTGACGCTGCTCGACGCCGCCGTGGACGCGCTCGCCGACCGCGACGCCGCCGCGCTGTACCGCACCATCGACCAGGTCATCGAGTCCGGCGACGAGCCGCGCCGCTTCGCGCTGGACCTGCTCGACCGAATGCGCGACCTGCTGCTCATCCGCACCGTCCCCGACGCGTTCGGGCAAGGGCTTGTCGACGCCCCTTCGGACCGCGCCGACATCCTCACCCAAGAGGCCCACCGGTTCAGCCCCCAGCACCTGGCGCAGCTCGCCTCCGAGGTCAACGACCGCATCGCCGACCTGCGGGGCGCGACCTCGCCGCGCCTGCTGCTGGAGATCATGGCCGCGCACCTGCTCACCCTGCAGCCTGCTGGTGGAGCCCTGCCGGCATCCGCGCCGGCTGCTCCGGCAGCCCAGCCTGCCCAGTCTGCGCCCACTTCGCAGCCCACCCGTGAGGGCGGTGGCGCGGCGGCAGCAGCGGCGGCTGCGGCGGCAGCGGCGAGCACCTCGCGCAACCGTCCGCAGGAACAACCGGCGCAGCAGGCCCCCGAAAAGCCGGCGGAGAAGGAGCAGCCGGCCGAGCCTGCCCCGGCGCCGGAGAACACTGAGAGCAACACCGACGAGCTGTTCGAACGCATTGAGAAGGATTGGACCCGACTGCGCCAGTCCGTCGGCGAGCGCAACAAGGTCGCCGAGATCATGCTCACCGAAGCCAAGCCCCTGGGCTTCGACGGCGACGTGCTCGTGGTCGGCCACCACACCGGGGCGCTGGCAGAGCGCATCAACGCCGAGAAGAACAACGCCGACATCGCCGCCGCGCTCTCGGAAAAGCTGGGGGCGAAGGTGCAGGTGCGCTGCGTCGTGGGCACTGACCCGGCCACCGCGAACCTGCGCCGGCCCGCCAAGCGCGAGGTGTGGAACCCTAGCGAGGAATCCGAAGCGGCGGAACCGGAGGACCCTGCGCCGGCCCGCGGGTGGGACGCGCCCGCGCAGCTCGGAGGGTCGCAACAGGTGCAGCCGGCCCAGCCCGCGCCGCGGCCGGCACCGCCGCAAAAGCCTGCCGACGACTGGCGCTCCGCCGCCCTGGCCGCCAGCCAAAAAGCCGCCGAGAAGGCCAAGCGGGAACGCGACGAGATCCCGCCGCCGCCCGAGCCTTACGACTACGAGGACGTGGAGCCGGCGTTTCGGGCAGAGCCGGAGGCGCAGACAGACAAGGCGCCCGCCTACACCCGCGAGGACGAAGAGCGCGACATGGCCGACCAAGCGCGCGAAGAGGAAGGCACCGCCGACCGCCGCGACGCCACCGAGGTCGCGATGGACCTGCTCGCCGCCGAGCTCGGCGCCAAGCCGTTGTAG
- a CDS encoding YbaB/EbfC family nucleoid-associated protein, producing MTQPQDMQELIRQAAEVQAALQQAQMELLQTEVTGTAGGELVTVTMTGGAEITDIKIKPEAVDADDIESLQDLILAAYRDAHNQAGKLAEEKIAPLTGGATGGGQAPQAGPGEIPFGGII from the coding sequence ATGACCCAGCCGCAAGATATGCAGGAACTGATCCGCCAGGCCGCAGAGGTGCAGGCTGCACTGCAGCAGGCACAGATGGAGCTGCTGCAGACCGAGGTCACCGGCACCGCCGGCGGCGAGCTCGTCACCGTCACCATGACCGGTGGCGCAGAGATCACCGACATCAAGATTAAGCCGGAAGCTGTCGACGCCGACGACATCGAGTCCCTGCAGGACCTCATCCTCGCCGCCTACCGCGACGCCCACAACCAGGCCGGCAAGCTGGCCGAGGAGAAGATCGCCCCGCTGACCGGCGGCGCGACGGGTGGCGGCCAGGCACCGCAGGCGGGCCCGGGCGAGATCCCGTTCGGCGGCATCATCTAA
- the recR gene encoding recombination mediator RecR, protein MFEGPLQDLIDELSRLPGVGPKSAQRIAFYLLKEEPEDVDRLRAALAAVRDGVTFCRICNNVSREDVCRICADSGRDASTVCVVEDAKDIQVIERTGEYSGRYHVLGGALDPLANVGPKDLAIAPLLQRIGGVLDDVRSENPAVTEVILATDPDTEGEATASYLVRLLKDFPDLTISRLASGMPLGGDLEFVDELTLSRALTGRLTL, encoded by the coding sequence GTGTTCGAAGGACCGTTGCAAGACCTCATCGACGAGCTGTCGCGCCTGCCCGGCGTCGGACCGAAATCCGCGCAGCGCATCGCGTTTTACCTGCTCAAGGAGGAGCCGGAGGACGTCGATAGGCTGCGCGCCGCACTCGCCGCCGTGCGAGACGGGGTGACGTTCTGCCGCATCTGCAACAACGTCTCGCGCGAGGACGTGTGCCGCATCTGCGCCGACTCCGGCCGCGACGCCAGCACCGTGTGCGTGGTGGAAGACGCCAAAGACATCCAGGTCATCGAGCGCACCGGCGAGTACTCCGGGCGCTACCACGTGCTCGGCGGGGCGCTCGACCCGCTGGCCAACGTCGGTCCGAAAGACCTGGCCATCGCCCCGCTGCTGCAGCGCATCGGCGGCGTGCTTGACGACGTTCGTTCCGAAAACCCCGCAGTCACCGAGGTCATCTTGGCCACCGACCCCGACACCGAAGGCGAAGCCACCGCGTCGTACCTGGTGCGGCTGCTGAAGGACTTTCCGGACCTGACCATCTCGCGGCTCGCGTCCGGCATGCCGCTGGGCGGTGACCTGGAGTTTGTCGACGAGCTGACGCTCTCGCGCGCACTGACCGGGCGGCTGACCCTCTGA